GGTTTAGCCTCGAACATGTCGATACTCATTCGGGTAGGCACGTAATTATCCTTGGTGCCATGGATAAACATAACCGGCAGCGTGCTGTTCCGAACAGCACGGATCGGACTGACTTGATCGAGGCTGAACCCGGCTTTGCGTCGAATTCTGGCGTTAACCCAAGACAGGAACGGCACCGAAGGGATTTTGTTAATGCGCGTAAGCTGATGCCGCATTAAATCCGTCAAATCGGAATACGGGCAATCGGCGATGACAAGTTTAACCTGCGGCTCGGCAATGGACAAGTATTCAAGCACGGTTCCGCCTCCCAGCGATTGACCATGCAGCCCGATGGCCACATCCTGGCCATACTGCCGAATAAGCCAGCGTACCCACGCTTGCACATCGTGTTTCTCATAATAGCCGTAGGTGGTATAACGTCCTTCGCTTCGTCCATGCCGGCGTTGATCGATGAGGAGTACATTATAGCCCTCTTCTGTGAACAAATCGATAAATTGAGTGGATACGGCTCGGGATCCGGTATAACCGTGAGCGAGAAGCATCCAATGCTTGGAGCCGGGATTGTTCTCAATGGCTGCGCCGCACAGCTTCAATCCGTCAAAACTCGTGA
Above is a window of Paenibacillus sp. FSL K6-1330 DNA encoding:
- a CDS encoding alpha/beta hydrolase gives rise to the protein MYIAIVLLFTVVVIAAAITQIGYLQITRMRVKNDLKLFNVLEKAGLYSRKQYESLQKNEVVITSFDGLKLCGAAIENNPGSKHWMLLAHGYTGSRAVSTQFIDLFTEEGYNVLLIDQRRHGRSEGRYTTYGYYEKHDVQAWVRWLIRQYGQDVAIGLHGQSLGGGTVLEYLSIAEPQVKLVIADCPYSDLTDLMRHQLTRINKIPSVPFLSWVNARIRRKAGFSLDQVSPIRAVRNSTLPVMFIHGTKDNYVPTRMSIDMFEAKPDPKKLLLIEGAIHANAYHVDPKLYRESVHSFLREHIDQPVKVPQAEAERVSQPEKEAAPAPHPFQLELDGSLETI